One window of the Endomicrobium proavitum genome contains the following:
- a CDS encoding MBL fold metallo-hydrolase, with amino-acid sequence MLKVKKIISGPLEVNCYIVYDDQTLKSAIIDPGEDGAKIIKEVKAAGFSPEMLINTHGHYDHMLSDNEIKKEFAVPLAVYKDEAEMVANPNINASALFSAAQSAKADILFLDGQEVKLSFTVFKVIHTPGHTAGGMSLLFDGFVITGDTLFAGTIGRTDFPGSSYEDMTRSLEKLKKLPPSTVVYPGHGSQTTIANELRHNPYLKND; translated from the coding sequence ATGCTTAAAGTAAAAAAAATAATTTCAGGACCGCTTGAAGTAAACTGTTATATAGTTTACGACGATCAAACATTAAAATCCGCAATAATAGACCCGGGCGAAGACGGCGCAAAAATTATAAAAGAAGTTAAAGCGGCGGGGTTTTCTCCCGAGATGCTTATCAACACGCACGGACATTATGACCACATGTTGTCGGATAATGAAATAAAAAAAGAGTTTGCCGTTCCTCTTGCCGTTTACAAAGACGAAGCGGAAATGGTTGCTAACCCTAATATAAATGCTTCGGCATTGTTTTCAGCCGCGCAGTCGGCAAAAGCCGATATTCTTTTTTTAGACGGTCAGGAAGTTAAACTTTCTTTTACGGTTTTTAAAGTTATTCACACTCCCGGGCATACCGCGGGGGGGATGAGTCTTTTGTTTGACGGCTTTGTAATAACCGGCGATACGCTTTTTGCAGGCACAATAGGCAGAACTGATTTTCCGGGCAGCAGTTATGAAGATATGACGCGCTCGCTTGAAAAACTTAAAAAACTTCCGCCGTCAACAGTGGTTTACCCCGGACACGGCAGTCAAACTACAATAGCAAACGAACTTCGTCATAACCCGTATTTAAAAAATGATTGA
- a CDS encoding phosphatidylglycerophosphatase A, with product MNKITLFFSSVFGVGYIKDAPGTFGSIIGILLWAFFAPANYYAQIPVVVCMFFVSVVISHLAEDIYQSKDDQRIVIDEVAGVWVAAAFLPQTVAYLVAAFVLFRIFDITKPLFIKKAQIFRGGFGITVDDIFAGVFANLILQAIRVISQNA from the coding sequence ATGAATAAAATTACTCTTTTTTTCTCGTCTGTTTTCGGCGTAGGCTACATTAAAGATGCTCCCGGAACTTTCGGCAGCATTATAGGAATTTTGCTGTGGGCGTTTTTTGCGCCGGCAAATTATTACGCGCAAATTCCTGTAGTCGTATGCATGTTTTTTGTTTCGGTTGTTATTTCGCATCTTGCGGAAGATATTTATCAATCCAAAGACGATCAGCGCATAGTTATAGACGAAGTCGCCGGAGTTTGGGTTGCTGCCGCATTTCTGCCGCAGACGGTTGCGTATTTGGTTGCCGCTTTTGTTTTGTTTAGAATTTTTGACATAACAAAACCGCTGTTTATAAAAAAAGCGCAAATTTTTCGCGGCGGTTTCGGAATAACCGTTGACGATATTTTTGCCGGAGTTTTTGCAAATTTAATTTTACAGGCTATAAGGGTTATATCGCAAAATGCTTAA
- the pgsA gene encoding CDP-diacylglycerol--glycerol-3-phosphate 3-phosphatidyltransferase: MTTKTMNLANRLTVARIIMVPFFILFMELDGFWFAILALIIFSAASITDYFDGKIARKQNTITSLGIFLDPLADKLLISAAFICFVNIAYLNVPAWMVVAIIAREFLITGLRSIAAAKNVIIPADKSGKFKTTSQIVVIILLLLIIILNETLLKFYGVSIESLRYTADYHSLGAFLCALPMWSVLIAAILTIYSGLHYILKHRKLLIENE, encoded by the coding sequence ATGACGACAAAAACTATGAATTTGGCAAACAGGCTTACGGTGGCAAGAATTATAATGGTTCCGTTTTTTATTTTATTTATGGAACTTGACGGGTTTTGGTTTGCAATACTGGCGCTCATTATTTTTTCCGCGGCGTCAATAACGGATTATTTTGACGGAAAAATAGCCAGAAAGCAGAACACAATAACGTCTTTAGGGATTTTTTTAGATCCTCTTGCGGACAAACTTTTAATATCGGCTGCATTTATATGTTTTGTAAATATTGCGTATTTAAACGTTCCCGCGTGGATGGTTGTGGCAATTATCGCAAGAGAGTTTTTAATTACGGGGCTTCGCAGCATTGCGGCGGCAAAAAATGTGATAATACCTGCGGATAAGTCCGGAAAATTTAAAACTACGTCGCAGATTGTGGTTATAATACTTCTTTTGTTGATTATAATTTTAAACGAAACTCTTTTGAAGTTTTACGGCGTGTCCATAGAATCTTTAAGATATACTGCAGATTACCATTCGCTTGGAGCTTTCTTGTGCGCTTTGCCTATGTGGTCTGTTTTAATTGCGGCAATTCTTACAATATATTCCGGCTTGCATTATATACTTAAACACAGGAAATTGTTAATAGAAAATGAATAA
- the rimO gene encoding 30S ribosomal protein S12 methylthiotransferase RimO has translation MLKVAVIVLGCPKNTVEAEYLLGILQSKNFAVCADTNDADVIVIHTCSFIDAARRESEKSISDALKIKRKKNVKVFVSGCLPQLLKEDFIKCFPEIDGFVGTGSLNKLPLLLQNKNAGDVLLEAGGLNDSKFRLLSSTLPCAYLKIAEGCNHKCSFCIIPNLRGKYKSRSLSSLKSEVQALAASGVKELSLIAQDTTSYGIDIYGKFSLNKLLAEISKTDKLKWIRLMYAYPVSVTDALLQEINSRENICKYIDIPIQHASEKILNSMNRPLATLKVIEKIKNKYPDIILRTSVITGFPGETDKDVQALTDFLQKGYFRYAGVFEYSNQKTAASSKLKKHIDGKTSSLRRVLVENAQYEVFKKDMKSLTGSQTEILVESCVKKGNNYTVTGRAPFQAPDIDGNVICESLKPVKSGSFCSVKIKTIKGYSIQAELL, from the coding sequence ATGTTAAAAGTAGCGGTTATAGTTTTAGGATGTCCTAAAAACACGGTGGAAGCAGAGTATCTGCTGGGAATACTGCAAAGTAAAAATTTTGCCGTTTGCGCCGATACAAATGACGCCGATGTTATAGTAATTCACACTTGTTCTTTTATAGACGCGGCTCGCAGAGAATCTGAAAAAAGTATAAGCGATGCGTTGAAAATAAAACGTAAGAAAAACGTAAAAGTTTTTGTTAGCGGATGTTTGCCGCAGCTTTTAAAAGAAGATTTTATAAAATGCTTTCCGGAAATAGACGGTTTTGTCGGTACGGGTTCTTTAAATAAACTGCCGCTTTTGCTTCAAAATAAAAATGCCGGAGACGTTTTGCTTGAAGCCGGCGGACTCAACGATTCAAAATTCCGACTTTTATCTTCAACGCTTCCATGTGCATACCTGAAGATTGCCGAGGGCTGCAACCACAAATGCAGTTTTTGTATCATTCCAAATTTGCGCGGAAAATATAAAAGCAGAAGCTTATCGTCATTAAAAAGCGAAGTTCAAGCTTTGGCGGCTTCGGGCGTTAAAGAACTTTCTCTTATCGCTCAAGACACAACAAGCTACGGAATAGATATTTACGGGAAGTTTTCATTAAACAAGCTTTTGGCTGAAATTTCAAAAACGGACAAACTAAAATGGATAAGGCTTATGTACGCTTATCCCGTAAGCGTTACGGACGCGTTGCTTCAAGAAATAAATTCACGTGAAAATATTTGCAAATATATAGATATTCCGATTCAGCACGCAAGCGAAAAAATTTTAAATAGCATGAACCGCCCTCTTGCAACATTGAAAGTAATTGAAAAAATAAAAAATAAATACCCCGATATAATTCTAAGAACTTCGGTAATCACCGGTTTTCCGGGGGAAACAGACAAAGACGTGCAGGCTCTTACGGATTTTTTGCAAAAAGGTTATTTTCGTTATGCGGGCGTGTTTGAATATTCTAATCAGAAAACGGCGGCTTCATCAAAATTAAAAAAACATATAGACGGCAAAACGTCGTCTTTAAGAAGAGTGCTTGTTGAAAACGCTCAATATGAAGTTTTTAAGAAAGATATGAAATCTTTAACGGGCTCGCAGACTGAAATTTTAGTTGAAAGCTGCGTTAAGAAGGGAAATAATTATACCGTAACGGGGCGCGCGCCTTTTCAGGCGCCGGATATTGACGGCAATGTAATATGCGAAAGTTTAAAACCGGTAAAGTCCGGCAGTTTTTGCAGCGTAAAAATTAAGACAATAAAAGGATACAGCATTCAAGCGGAATTATTATGA
- a CDS encoding helix-turn-helix domain-containing protein encodes MKELGKLLKEKRLSKGLTFDAVHKAVKIQEKYLQAIEDGDDTVFVAEVYYKSFVRSYAKFLGFDADALLKEHNLTKIPPLDSLQQQPIQELSKNTPEKNAAKQDAQNTPERKKTDIKKPVAALLVAAVLLGAFMYLNKKISSSSAFSAAAVVKIEEKAEPQNVITPPDVLRQKVVLEAVDTVWVKVDGDGKEIFEGTLIKGARQELFADDSFVLRIGYTPGVRVFFNGQEIDVKTGSIQDVKTVVLKKRVGSK; translated from the coding sequence ATGAAAGAATTGGGAAAGTTGTTAAAAGAAAAACGTTTGTCAAAAGGGCTTACTTTTGACGCGGTTCATAAAGCCGTTAAAATTCAGGAAAAATACCTTCAGGCCATTGAAGACGGCGACGATACTGTTTTTGTCGCGGAAGTTTATTATAAAAGTTTTGTAAGATCTTATGCAAAATTTTTAGGTTTTGACGCAGATGCTTTGCTTAAAGAGCATAATTTGACAAAAATTCCGCCTTTAGACTCTTTGCAGCAACAGCCCATTCAGGAGTTGTCAAAAAATACTCCTGAAAAAAACGCGGCAAAACAAGATGCGCAGAATACTCCCGAAAGAAAAAAAACCGACATTAAAAAACCCGTTGCGGCTTTGCTTGTGGCTGCGGTTCTTTTAGGCGCGTTTATGTATCTTAATAAAAAAATATCAAGCTCTTCCGCCTTTTCTGCGGCGGCAGTTGTTAAAATTGAAGAAAAGGCAGAGCCTCAAAACGTTATAACTCCTCCAGATGTTTTGCGTCAAAAAGTTGTGTTAGAAGCCGTAGATACGGTTTGGGTTAAAGTTGACGGCGACGGTAAAGAAATTTTTGAGGGCACTTTAATAAAAGGCGCGCGCCAAGAGTTGTTTGCCGACGATTCTTTTGTGTTAAGAATAGGATATACTCCCGGAGTCAGAGTGTTTTTTAACGGGCAGGAAATAGACGTTAAAACAGGTTCAATTCAGGACGTTAAAACAGTTGTTCTTAAAAAACGCGTTGGCAGCAAATAA
- a CDS encoding LolA family protein — translation MKKILISFIMMFLIYPVFAQDADKTQGVISKMQENDAQVNTLEADFIQELLFTSTNEKQKISGNVKYLKPDNAVIVQKTPQEQRIYINGRKIIIYTPENFQALEDNYENVINANFSPAAIVNFGANYKNISKNNIVKYLSEDESSYVLEVYPKTNKDWSMKLFVSKENLRPSKAVVLSEGAQVTVEIKNYKINPELNKNLFKFKAPASVEVIKLN, via the coding sequence TAATCTCTTTTATTATGATGTTTTTAATTTATCCTGTGTTTGCGCAAGACGCGGACAAAACGCAGGGAGTTATTTCTAAAATGCAGGAAAACGACGCGCAGGTAAATACGCTTGAGGCTGACTTTATTCAAGAGCTGCTTTTTACGTCAACAAATGAAAAACAAAAAATATCCGGCAACGTTAAATATTTGAAGCCCGACAATGCGGTTATAGTTCAAAAAACTCCGCAAGAACAGAGAATTTATATTAACGGCAGAAAAATAATAATTTATACTCCTGAAAATTTTCAGGCGCTGGAAGATAATTACGAAAATGTAATAAACGCTAATTTTTCTCCTGCAGCTATTGTAAACTTCGGCGCAAATTATAAAAATATAAGCAAAAATAATATTGTGAAATATTTAAGCGAAGATGAGAGTTCGTACGTTTTAGAAGTGTATCCTAAAACAAATAAAGATTGGAGCATGAAACTTTTTGTGTCTAAAGAAAATCTTCGTCCTTCAAAAGCCGTAGTTCTTTCGGAAGGCGCGCAGGTAACCGTGGAAATAAAAAATTACAAAATAAATCCTGAGTTAAATAAAAATTTATTCAAGTTTAAGGCGCCTGCGAGCGTTGAAGTAATAAAACTTAATTAG